The window TCGAGGGCGTCCGCGCCGTGGACGAGGTGCTCGGCGACACCTGCCGCTCCTACGGCATCACCGGCCCCGCCCGCCTGTGGCACCTAGTCCTGCGCTCGGCCAGCCCGCAGATCGTCACGGGCATGCGGCAGTCGCTGTCGATCGGGATCATCCTCATGGTCATCAGCGAGATGTTCGCCGCCAGCAACGGACTGGGCTTCACCATCGTGCAGTTCCAACGCAGTTTCGCCATCCCCGAGATGTGGAGCGGCGTCCTGCTCCTCGGCCTGCTCGGCTTCGTCCTGTCGCTGCTCTTCCGCCTCGCCGAGAACCGGGTCCTGGCCTGGTACCACGGCCTGCGCCGCGCCCAGCGCACCACTTGACCGGCCGCCCGGTCCGCCCCGAGAAGGAGACGTCGATGCTCGACGTACGCAACCTGCAGAAGACCTACACCGGCCGCAACCGCACCGTCGAGGCGCTGCGCAGTCTCAGCTTCCACATCGGCGCCGGTGGACTGGTGTGCCTGGTCGGCCCGTCGGGCTGCGGCAAGACGACCCTGCTGAAGTGCATGGCCGGACTGCTCACCCCCACCGGCGGCGAGGTGACGCTGGACAGCCGCCCGGTCAGCGGGCCCCCGCCCGGCATGGCGGTGGTCTTCCAGGAGTACGGCCGCTCGCTGTTCGCCTGGATGAACGTCCGTGACAACGTCGCCCTCCCCCTGCGCCGCAAGAAGCTCGGCAAGGCGCGGGAGAGGGAACTCGTCGACCATGCCCTGGAGGTGGTCGGTCTGGCCGATGCCCACCACGCCTACCCCTGGCAGCTCTCCGGCGGTATGCAGCAGCGCGTCGCCATTGCCCGCGCCGTCGCCTACGAACCGAAGGTGCTGCTCATGGACGAGCCCTTCGCCGCCGTCGACGCCCAGACCCGCGCCGACCTGGAGGACCTCATCCGGCGCCTGTGGCACGAACTCGGGGTCACCGTCCTGTTCGTCACCCACGACATCGACGAAGCCGTCTACCTCGGCCAGCGCACGATCATCCTGTCCAAGTCGCCGACCGTGGTGCTGGAGGACCTGGCCATCGATCTGCCCGACGAACGCGACCAGTTGCACACCCGCTCCAGCACACGCTTCGCCGAACTGCGCTCGCACGTCTACGAGCAGATCCAGCGCGCCAAGCACCACAGCGGCGACACGGCTTCGGGTGGCGCCCGCCAGGATCCCGGCTCGGGACTCCCGTCACCCGAGAAGAGGGACGAGACCAGAGTTGCGTGACGCCATTTCGGGAACCGGTTCGACGGCCTGCACCGCCGCCTGCCGGCCCTGCTTCAGGTCG of the Streptomyces sp. NBC_00287 genome contains:
- a CDS encoding ABC transporter ATP-binding protein, which produces MLDVRNLQKTYTGRNRTVEALRSLSFHIGAGGLVCLVGPSGCGKTTLLKCMAGLLTPTGGEVTLDSRPVSGPPPGMAVVFQEYGRSLFAWMNVRDNVALPLRRKKLGKARERELVDHALEVVGLADAHHAYPWQLSGGMQQRVAIARAVAYEPKVLLMDEPFAAVDAQTRADLEDLIRRLWHELGVTVLFVTHDIDEAVYLGQRTIILSKSPTVVLEDLAIDLPDERDQLHTRSSTRFAELRSHVYEQIQRAKHHSGDTASGGARQDPGSGLPSPEKRDETRVA